A region from the Thauera humireducens genome encodes:
- the pyrH gene encoding UMP kinase, with protein MSAAYKRILLKLSGEALMGDDTYGINEEVVTRIVTEIAEIVRLGVQVGVVIGGGNIFRGMKGAASGMDRATADYMGMLATVMNAMALADAMRRMDLEARVQSALRIDQVVEPYIRGRAIRHLEEGRVVIFAAGTGNPFFTTDTAAALRGSEIGAQIVLKATKVDGVYTADPKKDPNAQRYHRISFDEAIGRNLAVLDATAFALCRDQKLPINVFSIFKPGALKRVVMGEDEGTLVHS; from the coding sequence ATGTCCGCCGCCTACAAGCGCATCCTGCTGAAGCTCTCGGGCGAGGCCCTGATGGGTGATGATACCTACGGTATCAACGAGGAGGTCGTCACCCGCATCGTCACCGAGATTGCCGAGATCGTGCGTCTCGGTGTTCAGGTGGGTGTGGTGATCGGCGGCGGCAATATCTTCCGTGGCATGAAGGGCGCGGCGTCCGGCATGGACCGCGCCACTGCCGACTACATGGGCATGCTGGCCACGGTGATGAACGCGATGGCCCTTGCCGATGCGATGCGGCGCATGGATCTGGAAGCGCGCGTGCAGTCGGCGCTGCGCATCGACCAGGTCGTGGAGCCCTACATCCGCGGCCGTGCGATCCGTCATCTCGAAGAAGGCCGCGTCGTGATCTTTGCCGCCGGGACGGGCAACCCCTTCTTCACCACCGATACCGCTGCCGCGCTGCGTGGTTCCGAGATCGGTGCGCAGATCGTGCTCAAGGCGACCAAGGTCGATGGCGTCTATACTGCCGACCCGAAGAAGGACCCGAACGCGCAGCGCTACCATCGCATCAGTTTCGACGAGGCGATCGGTCGCAACCTGGCAGTCCTTGATGCGACCGCGTTCGCGCTGTGCCGTGACCAGAAACTGCCGATCAACGTGTTCTCCATCTTCAAGCCCGGCGCGCTCAAGCGCGTGGTGATGGGCGAGGACGAGGGTACGCTGGTCCATTCCTGA
- a CDS encoding [protein-PII] uridylyltransferase — MKDALCSALQPLIGEARRRLHENAATLRAAYEAHPRTSALLEGRARLVDAEVIGLWQACGMPDDAALLAVGGYGRGELFPASDVDILVLLPAAATLEICERLSAMVGALWDIGLEIGHAVRTIDECIEAAADDITIQTNLLEARLLSGDLRLFAELNERYRETLDVRAFYKAKQLEQEQRYARFNDSPYALEPNCKESPGGLRDLQMLSWIARAAGLGHNWRDLARRRLITGGEASDLRSVERFLQHLRIRLHYLTGRAEDRLLFDHQEKLARIMGIEATATRRASEVLMQRYYVTAKMVTQLNTVLLQNYGTVIFPDRGAAFVINPRFQVVRELLDMRQEDIFERYPSALLECFLLLQQRSELKGMTARTLRALWINRNRINAAFRANPEHRALFLQILQQKRGIVHAFRRMNEYGILSRYLPTWRRIIGQMQHDLFHVYTVDQHILMVLRNMRRFTMGEHAHEYPLMTRLIMAFERHWLLYVAALFHDIAKGRGGDHSKLGMTDAREFCVVHGLASEDTELVVWLVEHHLTMSHYAQKEDTSDPEVVQRFARIVGTERRLIALYLLTHADIRGTSPKVWNGWKGKLLEDLFFAAQRLLRGATPQQALGLDDRLEDARRLLRFHGLRPGIEDRLWSELDAVYFMRHSAEEIAWHTRVLYFRPDTDEPVVKARMAEEEDGVQVMVFTPDQKELFVRLTGFFGRLGFTILDAKVHTTRHGHALDSFMLQDPGGEASYRDVITLIEHELTGYLVRPGVIDRPSRGRLSRQVKHFPITPQVSIRPDEAGRHYILSLTAADRPGLLFDIAETLSSHGIRLHTAKIATLGERVEDTFLLTGAALAQDTQLLRVERALLERLQV; from the coding sequence ATGAAAGACGCCCTCTGCTCCGCCCTTCAACCCCTGATCGGCGAGGCTCGCCGGCGTCTCCATGAGAACGCCGCGACACTCAGGGCCGCCTACGAGGCCCACCCGCGCACGTCGGCCTTGCTCGAGGGGCGCGCGCGACTGGTGGATGCCGAGGTCATCGGTCTATGGCAGGCCTGCGGCATGCCGGATGACGCTGCGCTGCTTGCCGTAGGCGGCTACGGTCGGGGCGAGCTGTTCCCGGCCTCGGACGTCGATATCCTCGTTCTGCTGCCGGCCGCGGCCACCCTCGAGATCTGCGAACGACTTTCGGCGATGGTCGGCGCGCTGTGGGACATCGGGCTCGAGATCGGCCACGCGGTGCGCACGATCGACGAATGCATCGAAGCGGCCGCAGACGACATCACGATCCAGACGAACCTGCTCGAGGCGCGCCTGCTCAGCGGTGACCTGCGTCTCTTCGCCGAGCTCAACGAGCGTTACCGCGAAACCCTGGACGTACGCGCCTTCTACAAGGCGAAGCAGCTAGAACAGGAGCAGCGCTACGCCCGCTTCAACGACAGCCCCTACGCCCTCGAGCCGAACTGCAAGGAGAGCCCGGGCGGGCTGCGCGACCTGCAGATGCTGAGCTGGATCGCACGCGCCGCAGGCTTGGGGCACAACTGGCGCGACCTCGCCCGTCGCCGCCTCATCACCGGCGGCGAGGCCAGCGACCTGCGCAGCGTGGAACGCTTCCTGCAGCACCTGCGCATCCGCCTGCACTACCTGACCGGGCGCGCCGAGGACCGGCTGCTGTTCGATCACCAGGAAAAGCTCGCGCGCATCATGGGCATCGAGGCGACCGCGACGCGACGCGCGTCCGAAGTGCTGATGCAGCGCTACTACGTCACCGCGAAGATGGTGACGCAGCTCAACACCGTGCTGCTGCAGAACTATGGCACCGTGATCTTCCCCGACCGGGGCGCGGCCTTCGTCATCAATCCGCGCTTCCAGGTCGTGCGCGAGCTGCTCGACATGCGCCAGGAAGACATTTTCGAGCGCTATCCCTCGGCCCTGCTCGAATGCTTCCTGCTGCTGCAGCAGCGCTCCGAACTCAAGGGCATGACGGCGCGCACGCTGCGCGCGCTGTGGATCAACCGCAACCGCATCAACGCCGCCTTCCGCGCCAATCCCGAGCACCGCGCACTGTTCCTGCAGATCCTGCAGCAGAAGCGCGGCATCGTGCATGCATTCCGGCGCATGAACGAGTACGGCATTCTGTCCCGCTACCTGCCGACCTGGCGCCGCATCATCGGCCAGATGCAGCACGACCTGTTCCATGTCTATACGGTCGACCAGCACATCCTGATGGTGCTGCGCAACATGCGCCGCTTCACCATGGGCGAGCACGCGCACGAGTACCCCCTGATGACGCGGCTCATCATGGCGTTCGAGCGCCACTGGCTGCTGTATGTCGCAGCCCTGTTCCACGACATCGCCAAGGGGCGCGGGGGCGACCACTCCAAGCTCGGCATGACCGACGCGCGCGAATTCTGCGTGGTGCACGGGCTCGCGAGCGAGGACACCGAACTGGTGGTATGGCTGGTGGAACACCACCTCACCATGTCGCACTACGCTCAGAAGGAAGACACCTCCGACCCGGAGGTCGTGCAACGCTTCGCCCGCATCGTCGGCACCGAGCGGCGGCTGATCGCGCTCTACCTCCTGACCCACGCCGACATCCGCGGCACCAGCCCCAAGGTCTGGAACGGCTGGAAGGGCAAGCTGCTCGAGGACCTGTTCTTTGCCGCCCAGCGCCTGCTGCGCGGCGCAACCCCCCAGCAGGCACTGGGACTGGACGACCGGCTGGAAGACGCCCGCCGCCTGCTGCGCTTCCACGGCCTGCGGCCCGGCATCGAGGACCGGCTATGGTCCGAACTCGATGCGGTGTACTTCATGCGGCACTCCGCGGAGGAAATCGCCTGGCACACGCGGGTCCTGTATTTCCGCCCCGATACCGACGAACCCGTTGTCAAGGCCCGCATGGCCGAGGAAGAAGACGGCGTACAGGTCATGGTGTTCACACCCGACCAGAAGGAGCTCTTCGTCCGCCTGACCGGCTTCTTCGGCCGACTCGGCTTCACCATCCTCGACGCGAAGGTGCACACCACCCGCCACGGTCACGCGCTCGACAGCTTCATGCTGCAGGATCCGGGCGGCGAAGCCAGCTACCGCGATGTCATCACCCTGATCGAGCACGAACTCACCGGCTACCTTGTCCGCCCCGGCGTCATCGACCGCCCCTCGCGCGGACGGCTTTCACGCCAGGTGAAGCACTTCCCGATCACGCCCCAGGTGAGCATCAGGCCGGACGAGGCCGGCCGCCACTACATTCTTTCGCTCACCGCGGCGGACCGTCCGGGCCTGCTGTTCGACATCGCCGAGACCCTCTCGAGCCACGGCATCCGGCTGCACACGGCCAAGATCGCGACACTGGGCGAGCGGGTCGAGGACACTTTCCTCCTCACCGGCGCCGCGCTGGCCCAGGACACCCAGCTGCTGCGCGTGGAACGAGCGCTGCTGGAGCGCCTGCAGGTGTGA
- a CDS encoding phosphatidate cytidylyltransferase encodes MLKARVLTAIALLAGLLAAVFLLPASGWLVLCALVCGAAAWEWGGLAGFERPLRMSTAISFGIACLILGVLSGLVSGATTGAGILVPLYVISALFWVFVVPVWLVRKWTLSNPMLASLVGFVVLVPTSLALVHLRALGPWVMLAVMAVVWVADIAAYFSGRAFGRHKLAPSISPGKTWEGAIGAVVAVLLFGFGVLTWQGASNPGGAMVVAAGLVLWTAISIIGDLYESLLKRQAGLKDSGTILPGHGGILDRIDSLTSTLPLVALFVVLLAR; translated from the coding sequence ATGCTTAAAGCGCGTGTTCTGACAGCGATTGCGTTACTGGCGGGTCTGCTCGCCGCTGTCTTCCTGCTGCCTGCTTCGGGTTGGCTTGTGCTGTGCGCGCTCGTCTGTGGCGCCGCGGCGTGGGAGTGGGGCGGCCTTGCCGGCTTCGAGCGCCCGCTGCGGATGTCCACCGCCATCTCGTTCGGTATCGCCTGCCTGATCCTCGGTGTGCTCAGCGGACTGGTGAGTGGGGCGACGACGGGGGCCGGCATCCTCGTGCCGCTTTACGTCATCAGCGCACTGTTCTGGGTTTTCGTCGTCCCGGTCTGGCTCGTACGCAAGTGGACCTTGTCGAATCCGATGCTGGCGTCCCTGGTCGGCTTCGTCGTGCTCGTGCCCACTTCGCTCGCGCTCGTGCATCTGCGTGCGCTCGGTCCGTGGGTCATGCTGGCGGTCATGGCCGTCGTCTGGGTGGCGGACATTGCTGCGTACTTCTCGGGACGTGCCTTCGGCCGCCACAAGCTGGCGCCATCCATCAGCCCCGGCAAGACGTGGGAAGGCGCGATCGGTGCGGTGGTTGCAGTGCTGCTGTTCGGCTTCGGCGTGCTGACCTGGCAGGGCGCGAGCAATCCGGGCGGCGCGATGGTGGTGGCCGCGGGGCTCGTGCTCTGGACGGCAATCAGCATCATCGGCGACCTCTACGAGTCGCTGCTGAAGCGCCAGGCGGGTCTGAAGGACAGCGGCACGATCCTGCCCGGACACGGTGGCATCCTCGACCGCATCGACAGCCTGACCTCCACCCTGCCGCTGGTGGCACTCTTCGTCGTTCTGCTGGCACGCTGA
- the uppS gene encoding polyprenyl diphosphate synthase, whose amino-acid sequence MTHKRFISSTREIPAVSAVPRHVAIIMDGNGRWARKRLMPRVAGHSRGLDSVRAVVRACMERGIEYLTLFAFSSENWRRPADEVSFLMQLFMKSLRKEVARLDENGIRLRVVGDLARFDPELVRAIRESEEKTAKNERLHLSIAANYGGRWDIANAVAALMRAHPERCDGFSEDEIASALSMNFAPEPDLFIRTGGEKRISNFLLWQLAYTELYFTDTLWPDFGADALDQAIASYGGRERRFGRTSEQLVEQGATGHHA is encoded by the coding sequence ATGACGCACAAGCGTTTCATAAGTTCCACCCGGGAGATCCCGGCGGTGAGCGCGGTTCCGCGTCACGTGGCGATCATCATGGACGGCAACGGCCGCTGGGCGCGCAAGCGCCTGATGCCGCGCGTTGCCGGGCATTCCCGAGGCCTCGATTCGGTGCGCGCGGTGGTCAGGGCGTGCATGGAACGGGGTATCGAGTACCTGACGCTGTTTGCCTTCAGTTCCGAGAACTGGCGCAGGCCGGCCGACGAGGTGTCCTTCCTGATGCAGCTCTTCATGAAGTCGCTGCGCAAGGAGGTCGCCCGGCTGGACGAGAACGGGATTCGACTGCGCGTCGTCGGTGATCTGGCCCGATTCGACCCCGAACTCGTTCGCGCCATTCGCGAGTCCGAGGAAAAGACCGCGAAGAACGAACGCTTGCACCTGAGCATCGCGGCAAACTACGGTGGCCGATGGGACATCGCGAATGCCGTCGCTGCGCTGATGCGCGCGCATCCCGAACGATGCGACGGATTCAGCGAGGACGAGATCGCCTCGGCGTTGTCGATGAACTTCGCGCCGGAACCGGATCTGTTCATTCGGACTGGCGGGGAGAAGCGCATCAGCAACTTCCTGTTGTGGCAACTCGCTTACACCGAGCTCTACTTCACCGATACGCTGTGGCCGGATTTCGGCGCCGATGCGCTCGACCAGGCGATCGCTTCCTATGGGGGGCGCGAGCGCCGCTTCGGTCGTACAAGCGAGCAGCTCGTCGAGCAGGGTGCAACAGGACATCATGCTTAA
- the rpsB gene encoding 30S ribosomal protein S2, whose product MSVTMRQMLEAGVHFGHQTRFWNPRMAPYIFGQRNKIHIVNLEKTMVKYNEAMDFVRKLAANRGNILFVSTKRQAREIIAEEAGRAGMPFVDERWLGGMLTNFKTVKQSIKRLKEVEAMVEDGSIERLSKREALTVRREMEKLQKSIGGIKEMGGLPDALFVIDVGYHKIAITEAQKLGIPVVAVVDTNHSPEGVDYVIPGNDDSSRAIRLYARGVADAVLQGRSQVLQEIVDAGGDEFVEVEEEGSQEQA is encoded by the coding sequence ATGTCAGTCACGATGCGTCAGATGCTCGAAGCGGGCGTCCATTTCGGCCACCAGACCCGCTTCTGGAATCCGCGTATGGCCCCCTACATCTTCGGCCAGCGCAACAAGATCCACATCGTCAACCTCGAAAAGACGATGGTGAAGTACAACGAAGCGATGGACTTCGTGCGCAAGCTCGCCGCCAATCGCGGCAACATCCTGTTCGTCAGCACCAAGCGCCAGGCGCGCGAGATCATCGCCGAGGAAGCGGGTCGTGCCGGCATGCCCTTCGTTGATGAGCGTTGGCTGGGTGGCATGCTGACCAACTTCAAGACGGTCAAGCAGTCGATCAAGCGCCTGAAGGAAGTCGAGGCGATGGTCGAGGATGGTTCGATCGAGCGTCTGTCGAAGCGCGAAGCGCTGACCGTGCGTCGCGAGATGGAAAAGCTGCAGAAGTCGATCGGTGGTATCAAGGAGATGGGTGGCCTGCCCGACGCCCTGTTCGTGATCGATGTCGGCTACCACAAGATCGCCATCACCGAAGCCCAGAAGCTCGGTATCCCCGTCGTTGCCGTGGTCGATACCAACCACTCGCCCGAAGGCGTGGATTACGTGATCCCGGGTAACGACGACTCCTCGCGCGCCATCCGACTCTACGCCCGTGGCGTGGCCGATGCCGTGCTGCAGGGTCGCAGCCAGGTGCTGCAGGAAATCGTCGATGCCGGCGGCGACGAGTTCGTCGAAGTCGAGGAAGAGGGTTCGCAAGAGCAGGCCTGA
- the map gene encoding type I methionyl aminopeptidase, with protein MSIVLKTAEEIDKMRVACRLAAEVLDYIEPFVKPGVTTGELDRLCHDYMVNVQDTVPAPLNYAPPGYTPYPKSICTSINHQVCHGVPGEKALKKGDIVNIDITVIKDGFHGDTSRMFLVGGEAAASIAARRLSQITYECMWLGIAAVKPGAHLGDIGAVIQKHAEGNGFSVVREFCGHGIGRKFHEDPQVLHYGKAGTGPELKPGMIFTIEPMINAGKAAISELPDGWTIVTKDRSLSAQWEHTVVVTETGVEVLTLSEKCPPPPALVAARFA; from the coding sequence ATGAGCATCGTTCTCAAGACCGCGGAAGAAATCGACAAGATGCGCGTGGCGTGCCGCCTCGCGGCCGAGGTCCTCGACTACATCGAGCCCTTCGTCAAACCCGGCGTGACAACCGGCGAACTCGACCGCCTGTGCCACGACTACATGGTGAACGTGCAGGACACGGTTCCAGCCCCGCTGAACTACGCCCCCCCCGGCTACACGCCCTACCCCAAGTCGATCTGTACCTCGATCAACCATCAGGTCTGCCACGGCGTACCCGGCGAGAAGGCCTTGAAGAAGGGCGACATCGTCAACATCGACATCACCGTGATCAAGGACGGCTTCCACGGTGACACCAGCCGCATGTTCCTGGTCGGCGGCGAGGCCGCGGCGAGCATTGCGGCTCGCCGCCTGTCGCAGATCACCTACGAATGCATGTGGCTTGGCATCGCCGCGGTCAAGCCGGGCGCCCACCTCGGCGACATCGGCGCCGTCATCCAGAAGCATGCGGAGGGCAATGGCTTCTCCGTCGTGCGCGAGTTCTGCGGCCACGGCATCGGCCGCAAGTTCCACGAAGATCCGCAGGTCCTTCACTACGGCAAGGCCGGCACCGGCCCCGAACTGAAGCCGGGCATGATCTTCACGATCGAGCCGATGATCAACGCCGGCAAGGCCGCCATTTCCGAACTCCCCGACGGCTGGACGATCGTCACGAAGGACCGCAGCCTCTCGGCGCAGTGGGAGCACACGGTCGTGGTGACCGAAACCGGCGTCGAGGTACTGACGCTGTCGGAGAAATGCCCCCCACCCCCCGCGCTGGTTGCCGCCCGCTTCGCCTGA
- the ispC gene encoding 1-deoxy-D-xylulose-5-phosphate reductoisomerase, with protein sequence MRQPATQRITVLGATGSIGQSTLDVVARHPDRFEVFALTAHRQDDKLLEQVLRFSPQYAVIGDVEAAQRLRVALAEAGSRTEVLCGPEALEQVAAASDVDMVMAAIVGAAGLRPSLAAARAGKKVLLANKEALVLSGQIFMDAVAASGAVLLPIDSEHNAVFQALPAGYARAPGRAGVRRVLLTASGGPFRAAPIAELAAVTPEQACAHPNWVMGRKISVDSATMMNKGLEVIEAHWLFGVPAEMIEVVVHRQSVIHSMVEYVDGSVLAQLGNPDMRTPIAHAMAWPERIEAGVRSLDLFEIARLDFERPDFQRFPCLGLAFAALRAGGAAPAVLNAANEEAVAAFLDRRIAYLDIARVIEPCLERSAGVAVDSLDAVLAVDAQARDWASAQIQTLSR encoded by the coding sequence ATGCGACAACCCGCCACGCAGCGCATCACCGTTCTTGGGGCGACCGGCTCCATCGGACAAAGCACCCTCGACGTCGTAGCCCGTCACCCGGACCGCTTCGAGGTCTTTGCCCTGACGGCGCACCGTCAGGACGACAAGCTGCTTGAGCAGGTGCTCCGGTTCTCGCCGCAGTATGCCGTGATCGGAGACGTCGAGGCCGCCCAACGTCTCCGGGTCGCGCTTGCGGAGGCAGGCAGCCGCACCGAGGTGCTGTGCGGCCCCGAGGCCCTGGAGCAGGTTGCCGCCGCGTCCGACGTCGACATGGTGATGGCGGCGATCGTCGGAGCTGCCGGATTGCGGCCGAGCCTCGCGGCTGCGCGCGCCGGAAAGAAGGTGTTGCTCGCCAACAAGGAGGCCTTGGTGCTCTCCGGGCAGATCTTCATGGATGCGGTGGCGGCGAGCGGTGCGGTGTTGCTGCCGATCGACAGCGAGCACAACGCGGTTTTCCAGGCGCTGCCGGCCGGCTATGCGCGAGCGCCTGGGCGGGCGGGCGTACGCCGTGTCCTGCTGACGGCATCGGGCGGCCCGTTCCGTGCTGCGCCCATCGCCGAACTGGCGGCGGTGACGCCCGAGCAGGCCTGCGCACATCCGAACTGGGTCATGGGGCGCAAGATTTCCGTCGATTCGGCGACGATGATGAACAAGGGGCTCGAGGTCATCGAGGCGCACTGGTTGTTCGGCGTACCGGCCGAGATGATCGAGGTGGTCGTCCATCGCCAGAGCGTCATCCACTCGATGGTGGAGTACGTCGATGGCTCGGTTCTGGCGCAACTTGGCAATCCCGACATGCGCACGCCGATCGCTCACGCCATGGCGTGGCCGGAACGGATCGAGGCCGGCGTGCGGTCGCTCGACCTGTTCGAGATCGCTCGCCTGGATTTCGAACGGCCCGATTTCCAGCGTTTCCCCTGCCTTGGCCTTGCGTTCGCCGCGCTGCGTGCGGGTGGGGCTGCCCCGGCCGTACTCAATGCTGCAAACGAGGAGGCGGTTGCCGCGTTCCTCGACCGGCGCATCGCCTATCTCGATATTGCGCGCGTAATCGAACCTTGCCTGGAACGCAGTGCCGGCGTCGCGGTCGATTCGCTGGATGCTGTGCTCGCCGTGGATGCGCAGGCACGTGATTGGGCATCCGCCCAGATCCAGACACTTTCCCGCTGA
- the tsf gene encoding translation elongation factor Ts — MAEITASMVKELREKTDAPMMECKKALAEAAGDMAKAEEILRVKLGNKASKAAARVAAEGVVGISISADGKLGSIIEVNCETDFVAKNDDFLALVNGCADLVSANSPADVAALSALPMGEGTVESTRTALVGKIGENMSIRRFTRVEAKGQLFSYIHGGAKIGVLLDLVGGDEQLGKDIAMHIAASKPKALDASGVSQDLIESERRIAIEKARADNKPEAMLEKIADGTVQKFLKEVTLLAQVFVKAEDGKQTIEQLLKAKGASVAGFTLYIVGEGIEKKVADFAAEVAEQAAAAAKK; from the coding sequence ATGGCGGAAATCACCGCAAGCATGGTCAAAGAACTGCGCGAGAAAACCGACGCGCCGATGATGGAATGCAAGAAGGCGCTGGCCGAAGCGGCTGGCGACATGGCCAAGGCTGAAGAGATTCTGCGCGTCAAGCTGGGCAACAAGGCCTCCAAGGCCGCTGCCCGCGTGGCGGCCGAAGGTGTGGTCGGCATCAGCATCTCCGCCGACGGCAAGCTGGGTTCGATCATCGAAGTGAACTGCGAGACCGACTTCGTTGCCAAGAACGACGACTTCCTCGCCCTGGTGAATGGCTGCGCCGATCTGGTTTCTGCCAACAGCCCGGCCGACGTCGCCGCTCTGTCGGCGCTGCCGATGGGCGAGGGTACGGTCGAGTCGACCCGTACCGCGCTGGTTGGCAAGATCGGCGAGAACATGTCGATCCGCCGCTTCACCCGTGTCGAAGCCAAGGGTCAGCTCTTCTCGTACATCCACGGCGGCGCCAAGATCGGTGTGCTGCTGGATCTGGTTGGCGGCGACGAGCAGCTGGGCAAGGACATCGCGATGCACATCGCCGCGTCCAAGCCGAAGGCGCTGGACGCCTCGGGCGTGTCGCAGGATCTGATCGAATCCGAGCGCCGTATCGCCATCGAGAAGGCTCGCGCCGACAACAAGCCCGAAGCCATGCTCGAGAAGATTGCCGATGGCACCGTGCAGAAGTTCCTGAAGGAAGTCACGCTGCTGGCTCAGGTCTTCGTCAAGGCCGAGGACGGCAAGCAGACCATCGAGCAACTGCTGAAGGCCAAGGGCGCCTCGGTTGCCGGCTTCACGCTCTACATCGTGGGCGAAGGCATCGAGAAGAAGGTCGCCGACTTCGCTGCCGAAGTGGCCGAGCAGGCTGCCGCGGCTGCCAAGAAGTAA
- the rseP gene encoding RIP metalloprotease RseP, with protein MNLLDYLLPFALALGLLILVHELGHYLVARWCGVKVLRFSIGFGKPLLVRRAGRDATEWALAAFPLGGYVKMLDEREGPVAPAELHRAFNRQSVYRRFAIVAAGPIANFVLAIALYWGLFVAGTDELRPRVALSDTPAIAVAAGVRDGDLVLAVDDEPVRSWQDLRWVLLRHALEQGEVVLKVRTLEEVEAYRRLNLGGVPIEDGSQDLIVRLGLKPWRPVIPAIVGRLSEGGSAERAGLREGDEVIAIEGAAIEGWAALVERVRAAPGKPLDFEVLRGGERLTLSVTPESGTDNGVPVGRIGVGVAEPVEGGLSMFAQVRYGPLEGLTKAVRQTWETSVLSLKMIGRMFTGEVSWKNLSGPVTIADYAGQTAQLGLSHYLKFVALISISLGVLNLLPIPVLDGGHLLYYTVEIIKGGPIPERVMEIGQQIGLVLLAMLMAFAFYNDINRLISG; from the coding sequence ATGAATCTTCTCGACTATCTGCTTCCTTTCGCCCTTGCGCTGGGCCTGCTCATCCTCGTGCATGAGCTTGGGCACTATCTCGTGGCGCGTTGGTGCGGCGTCAAGGTGCTGCGCTTCTCGATCGGCTTCGGCAAGCCGCTGCTGGTGCGTCGAGCCGGACGGGATGCAACCGAGTGGGCGCTCGCCGCGTTTCCATTGGGTGGGTACGTCAAGATGCTGGACGAGCGCGAGGGGCCGGTGGCGCCTGCCGAATTGCATCGCGCTTTCAACCGGCAGAGCGTGTACCGGCGCTTCGCCATCGTTGCCGCGGGACCGATCGCGAATTTCGTGCTCGCGATTGCGCTGTACTGGGGGTTGTTCGTGGCGGGGACCGATGAGCTTCGCCCACGCGTCGCTTTGTCGGACACGCCAGCCATCGCCGTGGCGGCGGGCGTGCGCGATGGCGATCTCGTGCTTGCCGTCGACGACGAGCCGGTGCGCTCTTGGCAGGACTTGCGCTGGGTCCTGTTGCGGCATGCACTGGAGCAGGGTGAAGTCGTCCTCAAGGTGCGTACGCTCGAAGAGGTGGAGGCATATCGGCGCCTGAACCTTGGCGGTGTGCCGATTGAGGATGGCAGTCAGGACCTGATCGTCCGCTTGGGCCTCAAGCCGTGGCGTCCCGTCATCCCGGCGATCGTCGGGCGGCTATCGGAGGGAGGCTCGGCGGAGCGCGCCGGGCTGCGGGAGGGCGACGAGGTCATCGCAATCGAGGGTGCTGCCATCGAGGGGTGGGCGGCATTGGTCGAACGTGTCCGTGCCGCCCCGGGAAAGCCGCTGGATTTCGAGGTGCTGCGAGGTGGCGAGCGGTTGACCCTGAGCGTGACGCCGGAATCCGGCACGGATAACGGCGTGCCGGTCGGCCGCATCGGCGTCGGAGTCGCCGAGCCGGTCGAAGGCGGACTGTCGATGTTCGCGCAGGTGCGCTATGGGCCGCTCGAAGGGCTGACGAAGGCTGTGCGCCAGACTTGGGAAACCAGCGTCCTGAGCCTGAAGATGATCGGTCGGATGTTCACTGGCGAAGTGTCGTGGAAGAACCTCTCTGGGCCCGTGACGATTGCGGATTATGCCGGCCAGACGGCGCAGCTCGGACTGAGCCATTACCTGAAGTTCGTCGCCCTGATCAGCATCAGCCTGGGGGTCTTGAACCTGCTCCCCATCCCGGTGCTCGATGGGGGGCACTTGTTGTACTATACGGTCGAAATCATCAAGGGCGGTCCGATTCCGGAACGCGTCATGGAGATCGGTCAACAGATCGGCCTCGTCCTGCTTGCAATGCTGATGGCATTTGCTTTCTACAACGACATCAATCGTCTCATTTCCGGCTGA
- the frr gene encoding ribosome recycling factor, protein MISELKKNTEQKMQKSVEALKTDLTKIRTGRAHTGLLDHVMVEYYGSMVPVNQVANITLIDARTIGVQTWEKPMLPKVEKAIRDSDLGLNPSNMGELLRVPMPALTEERRRDLTKVVRQEGETAKIAIRNLRRDANQHLKDAVKDKEISEDDERRAEEDVQKLTDKYVAEIDKLLAQKEQELMQI, encoded by the coding sequence ATGATTTCCGAACTTAAGAAGAACACTGAGCAGAAGATGCAGAAGTCGGTCGAGGCACTCAAGACCGATCTCACCAAGATTCGTACCGGCCGTGCGCATACCGGCCTGCTCGACCACGTGATGGTCGAGTACTACGGCTCGATGGTGCCTGTGAACCAGGTTGCCAACATCACGCTGATCGATGCCCGTACGATCGGTGTCCAGACCTGGGAAAAGCCGATGCTGCCGAAGGTCGAGAAGGCCATTCGCGACAGCGACCTGGGGCTGAACCCGTCGAACATGGGCGAGTTGCTGCGCGTGCCGATGCCTGCGCTGACCGAAGAGCGTCGCCGCGACCTGACCAAGGTCGTTCGTCAGGAAGGCGAGACGGCGAAGATCGCCATCCGCAACCTGCGTCGCGATGCCAACCAGCATCTCAAGGATGCGGTCAAGGACAAGGAGATCTCGGAGGACGACGAGCGTCGTGCCGAGGAAGATGTCCAGAAGCTGACCGACAAGTACGTCGCCGAGATCGACAAGCTTCTTGCCCAGAAAGAGCAGGAACTGATGCAGATCTGA